From Paenibacillus sp. PvR098:
GCAAGCGCTCGGCAAGATCCATATCCGCAGTTACGATTGCATCTACACCATAAGGATCATGTTTTAGCGCTTCTGCCACAGACAGCTTGATCGTACCGACTTTTGCTCGATCCATGCCTTGCGGAACATTGACTCCCACGACAGCCGTATTGCCGAACACGACGCAATTGGCGCTCTCCACGTTCGGCACACTGACTGCTAGTTGCTCCAGCCTTTGGGCAACGGCTCCGGGATCTGTAATCTCTTTCTTTTGAGGAGCTGTTTGGTTCACTTTTACTTGACGGTTCTGTTCAACAGTCTGGGAAGGAGCAGCTCCATTCTTTGGTGATTGGGTACAACCTGTTAGCACAGCGGACAACAACATTATGATCCCGACAAATTTCATCATTAATCCTCGTTCCTTTCTTTTCATCATCTATTTTGGTTAGTTTGTCCTAACTGGCTAGTTCCTATGTATTTAGCTTTTGCCAAACACCAAATCTGGGAGGGACCAAGATGAAAAAAGTTTATGTGCTGGATACCAACGTGCTGTTGCAGGATCCAAATGCCATATATGCTTTTGAGGATAACGAAGTGATTATACCGGCAGTGGTGCTTGAGGAAATTGATTCCAAAAAGCGCAACGCGGATGAGCTCGGGCGTAACGCCCGCCAGATTTCCCGGATGTTGGATGGACTCCGAAGCAGCGGAAGGCTTTTTGAGGGCATTGATCTCGAAAACGGCGGAAGTTTGAAAGTGGAACTCAATCACAGAAGCTTTGCAAGGCTTCAAGAGGTGTTTGCAGATGTAACGAACGATAACCGGATTTTAGCGGTTGCACTTAATTATCATCTGGAGGAAAATGAGAAGCCTGATCCGAAGCCGGTTATCTTGGTTAGTAAGGACGTACTCGTACGGATAAAGGCGGATGTTCTCGGGATTACAGCGCAGGACTATTTAACGGACCGGATCGTAAGTGTGGCGGATGAAATTTATACCGGTCATCTGACCATTCTTGTGCATCCTTCTGTTATTGACGAATTTTATACGTACCGTAACCTTAGCGCAAGCTCCTTGGGCCTGACATATCCGGTGCATCCTCACGAATTTATTATTCTTAAGGACGAAATGGGGACCAGCAAATCGGCGCTGCTGAAGGTGGACGCTGACGGCAAGAAGCTGGAGCCGCTCTTTTTGAGCAACGACCCGATTTGGGGCATCGCGGCGCGAAACGCCCAACAGCGGATGGCGCTGGAGCTGCTTCTC
This genomic window contains:
- a CDS encoding YhcN/YlaJ family sporulation lipoprotein, with translation MMKFVGIIMLLSAVLTGCTQSPKNGAAPSQTVEQNRQVKVNQTAPQKKEITDPGAVAQRLEQLAVSVPNVESANCVVFGNTAVVGVNVPQGMDRAKVGTIKLSVAEALKHDPYGVDAIVTADMDLAERLRLVRDHIQNGRAINGFAEEMAAIIGRIVPQLPRDVVPPQTNPGR
- a CDS encoding PhoH family protein produces the protein MKKVYVLDTNVLLQDPNAIYAFEDNEVIIPAVVLEEIDSKKRNADELGRNARQISRMLDGLRSSGRLFEGIDLENGGSLKVELNHRSFARLQEVFADVTNDNRILAVALNYHLEENEKPDPKPVILVSKDVLVRIKADVLGITAQDYLTDRIVSVADEIYTGHLTILVHPSVIDEFYTYRNLSASSLGLTYPVHPHEFIILKDEMGTSKSALLKVDADGKKLEPLFLSNDPIWGIAARNAQQRMALELLLNDEIPLVTLTGKAGTGKTLLTLAAGLMKVEDERKYKKLLIARPVVPMGKDIGYLPGEKEEKLRPWMQPIYDNLEYLFDTKKPGDIEKILAGIGSIQVEALTYIRGRSIPGQFIIIDEAQNLSKHEVKTIVSRVGEGSKIVLLGDPEQIDHPYLDASSNGLTYVVERFKEQNISGHIMLERGERSHLAQLAADLL